From one Prochlorococcus marinus str. MIT 0912 genomic stretch:
- a CDS encoding ABC transporter permease: MSSKKELFKYILARLALLPIMLWIISSLVFILLRIAPGDPVDAILGTRANELARESLRIKLGLNKPLINQYLEYLNHLIHGNLGNSLNTQEPVKEIISKSLPASIELAIFAILIASLLGYLIGFLGAVKPESKIDFWGRIFGIGTYALPPFWAAMLIQIIFAVLLGWFPIGGRLPPGESPPPPVTGFLLLDSILNKNIELIFSSIKHLILPSVTLGILLSGIFSRSLRLNLEEVLKKDYIEAARSRGINDSRILFKHALPNTLLPILTITGLTVSSLIGGALLIEITFSWPGIALGLKEAISQRDYPVVQGIVIIISSLVVMISVGIDIAIAYIDPRVSY, from the coding sequence TTGTCATCTAAAAAAGAACTTTTCAAATATATCCTTGCAAGATTAGCTCTATTGCCAATTATGCTTTGGATCATTTCGAGCTTAGTTTTTATATTATTGAGAATCGCACCAGGCGACCCGGTAGATGCAATTCTAGGCACTCGAGCTAATGAATTGGCACGAGAAAGTCTAAGAATAAAACTTGGATTAAATAAACCTCTAATTAATCAATATCTTGAATATTTAAATCATTTAATACATGGAAATTTAGGAAATTCCTTAAACACACAAGAACCTGTAAAAGAAATTATTTCCAAATCTCTACCAGCAAGTATCGAATTGGCAATATTTGCAATCTTAATCGCATCACTATTGGGTTATTTGATTGGTTTTTTAGGAGCAGTTAAACCTGAAAGCAAAATAGATTTTTGGGGAAGAATTTTTGGTATTGGTACTTATGCTCTACCTCCTTTTTGGGCCGCGATGCTAATTCAAATTATTTTCGCTGTATTACTAGGTTGGTTTCCCATTGGTGGAAGATTACCCCCTGGAGAAAGTCCTCCACCCCCAGTCACTGGATTCTTACTTTTAGATAGCATTTTAAATAAAAATATTGAATTAATTTTTAGTTCTATTAAGCATCTGATTTTACCTTCAGTCACTCTAGGGATATTATTAAGTGGGATATTTAGTAGGTCTTTAAGATTAAATTTAGAGGAAGTTTTAAAAAAAGATTATATTGAGGCTGCAAGAAGTAGAGGTATAAATGACTCCAGAATATTATTTAAACATGCTTTACCAAATACACTGCTCCCAATATTGACAATTACTGGATTAACTGTTTCTTCTTTAATTGGTGGAGCACTTTTAATTGAAATAACATTCTCATGGCCTGGAATTGCCCTAGGACTTAAAGAAGCTATTAGCCAAAGAGATTATCCTGTCGTACAAGGAATAGTTATTATTATATCTAGCCTTGTTGTCATGATTAGTGTGGGAATAGATATTGCTATTGCATACATTGATCCAAGGGTCAGCTATTGA
- a CDS encoding alpha/beta hydrolase, which produces MRTNSFIKKLVVLGTVGSLLAPSCIYPKLQAAERFEIHFDGMSIPISIKELIDWSNGEDETNSELASWLNLLGFKERKGLAKFLSTPLVKDKSMARQILRSWSGRKLLDEVSDLILMDEDSSGERVLDTLENLLNEKDEVTTFDLLNSLSVKAIHIDLDGWIEVANNWRSELNKQQKLLSNLASINEILVKRSKRNILPFEIKENEYEMISLVVSHRNEPLNLEVWNPSSREKTRTNWVLLMTGLGGDRNHFNWLARSLSHNGWPVVVMDHPGSDSLALEALVKGRLPLPGAEVLTDRLNDLESVLKAKKSGKIDISAENVVLMGHSLGALTAILASGIEIDDQLENRCQKVLDNLSLTNLSSLLQCQLTDITLTERENIENLSAIVGMNSFGSFLWKKNLDNQINIPLFLTGGTFDLVTPAMSEQLGLLLAVSSSPYSRVLLIEGASHFSPIRVEGQMYQSEGKDLFNLGESIVGFHPLSVQSLLAFEITSFLEKLEEKKSIPSNTNLTKGELKFHILDRAKIEKLLIIQ; this is translated from the coding sequence TTGAGAACAAATTCATTCATTAAAAAATTAGTTGTTCTTGGAACAGTTGGAAGCTTACTAGCACCTTCTTGTATTTATCCAAAACTTCAAGCAGCAGAGAGATTTGAGATTCATTTTGATGGAATGTCTATTCCAATTTCAATAAAAGAATTGATTGATTGGAGTAATGGTGAAGATGAAACAAATTCAGAATTAGCCAGCTGGCTTAATTTACTTGGTTTTAAAGAAAGGAAAGGTTTAGCAAAGTTTTTAAGTACCCCTTTGGTAAAAGATAAAAGTATGGCAAGACAAATTTTGAGAAGTTGGTCTGGTCGAAAACTACTTGATGAAGTAAGTGATCTGATACTTATGGATGAAGACAGCTCTGGCGAAAGGGTTTTAGATACTTTGGAAAATCTTTTAAACGAAAAGGATGAGGTGACAACTTTTGATCTTCTAAATTCACTTTCTGTTAAAGCAATTCATATTGATTTGGATGGGTGGATTGAAGTCGCAAATAATTGGAGAAGTGAATTAAATAAACAACAAAAACTCTTGTCTAACTTGGCGTCAATTAATGAAATATTAGTAAAGAGAAGTAAAAGAAATATTTTACCTTTTGAGATTAAAGAAAATGAATATGAAATGATTTCTTTAGTTGTTTCTCATAGAAATGAGCCTTTGAATCTAGAGGTTTGGAATCCTTCCTCTAGGGAGAAAACTAGGACAAATTGGGTTTTGCTAATGACAGGTTTAGGAGGCGATCGTAATCATTTTAATTGGCTTGCAAGAAGTCTTAGTCATAATGGTTGGCCTGTTGTTGTGATGGATCATCCAGGTAGTGATTCATTAGCATTAGAGGCCTTGGTGAAAGGAAGACTTCCTCTCCCTGGTGCAGAAGTTTTAACTGATCGACTTAATGATTTAGAGAGTGTCCTTAAAGCGAAAAAATCAGGAAAGATTGATATTTCAGCAGAGAATGTTGTCTTGATGGGGCATTCTTTAGGAGCGCTTACTGCTATTTTGGCATCAGGAATAGAAATAGATGATCAGCTTGAAAATAGATGTCAAAAGGTGCTTGATAATCTTTCTCTTACTAATTTATCCTCACTTTTGCAATGTCAGCTAACAGATATAACCTTGACCGAAAGAGAAAATATAGAAAACCTTTCAGCCATCGTTGGTATGAATAGCTTTGGTAGTTTTTTATGGAAGAAGAACTTAGACAATCAAATAAATATTCCTCTGTTCCTCACTGGAGGAACTTTCGATTTGGTTACACCAGCTATGAGTGAACAACTTGGACTATTGCTTGCGGTTAGCTCGAGTCCATATAGCAGAGTTCTTTTGATTGAGGGTGCTAGTCATTTTTCTCCTATTAGAGTAGAGGGGCAGATGTATCAGTCTGAGGGTAAAGATTTATTTAATTTAGGTGAATCAATTGTGGGATTTCATCCACTTTCTGTACAGAGCTTATTAGCTTTTGAGATAACTAGCTTCTTAGAGAAATTAGAAGAAAAAAAATCAATTCCTTCAAATACTAATCTAACTAAAGGTGAGCTTAAATTTCATATTTTAGATAGGGCTAAAATTGAAAAACTTCTAATTATTCAATAG